From Aedes albopictus strain Foshan chromosome 1, AalbF5, whole genome shotgun sequence, one genomic window encodes:
- the LOC109405207 gene encoding adiponectin receptor protein, which yields MSSRYDLNAPVPGMAPVTLPRDQRRPVPDEDLLTAVDADYTIRKRRVWSPEEDDSLASEDMDLLDDDDELEEEEDDGVGCPLPSTPEDTQLLEAEMTEVLKAGVLSDEIDLGALAHNAAEQAEEFVRKVWEASWKVCHFKHLPAWLQDNDFLHKGHRPPLPSFSACFKSIFRIHTETGNIWTHLLGCVMFIGVATYFLTRPSFEIQLQEKLIFLSFFIGAIVCLGCSFVFHTLCCHSEMVGKLFSKLDYCGIALLIMGSFVPWLYYGFYCHYKHKLIYLTVVIVLGVTSIITSLWDKFSQPNLRPLRAGVFMSFGLSGIIPAIHYVLMEGWFSKISQASLGWLILMGLLYILGALFYALRVPERWFPGKCDIWFQSHQIFHVLVLVAAFVHYHGISEMAMYRVTVGECDIPHQHPAISF from the exons ATGTCCTCACGGTACGATTTGAATGCACCGGTACCCGGCATGGCACCGGTTACGTTACCCAGAGACCAAAGGCGCCCAGTTCCGGATGAGGATCTGCTGACCGCCGTCGATGCCGATTACACAATCCGCAAGCGCCGAGTTTGGTCCCCGGAGGAGGATGACTCCCTGGCCTCGGAGGATATGGATCTGCTGGACGATGACGACGAGCTGGAAGAGGAGGAAGATGACGGAGTCGGTTGTCCCCTCCCGTCCACCCCGGAAGACACCCAACTGCTGGAAGCGGAAATGACTGAAGTGCTCAAGGCCGGTGTTCTGTCGGATGAGATCGATCTGGGAGCATTGGCCCACAACGCTGCGGAACAGGCGGAGGAATTCGTCCGCAAAGTGTGGGAAGCCTCGTGGAAGGTGTGCCATTTTAAGCATCTACCCGCGTGGCTGCAGGATAACGATTTCCTACACAAAGGCCACAGGCCACCGCTGCCCTCGTTTAGTGCTTGTTTCAAATCAATATTCCGGATCCACACCGAAACCGGTAACATCTGGACGCACCTGCTGGGCTGCGTGATGTTCATCGGCGTAGCGACCTACTTCCTGACGCGGCCCTCGTTCGAAATCCAACTGCAGGAAAAGCTGATCTTTCTGTCGTTCTTCATCGGTGCGATTGTGTGCCTGGGCTGTTCGTTCGTTTTCCACACGTTGTGCTGCCACTCGGAAATGGTGGGAAAACTCTTCTCGAA ACTCGACTACTGTGGCATTGCCCTGCTCATCATGGGTTCGTTCGTTCCATGGCTGTACTATGGCTTCTACTGTCACTACAAGCACAAGCTGATCTATCTAACGGTGGTGATCGTGCTGGGTGTGACCTCCATCATCACCTCCCTGTGGGATAAGTTCTCCCAACCAAATCTGAGACCATTGCGCGCGG GTGTCTTCATGAGCTTCGGACTGTCCGGAATCATTCCGGCCATTCACTACGTCCTGATGGAGGGTTGGTTCAGCAAAATCTCCCAGGCCAGCCTTGGGTGGTTGATTCTGATGGGCCTGCTGTACATTCTGGGAGCGCTGTTCTACGCCCTGCGAGTGCCGGAACGATGGTTCCCCGGAAAGTGCGATATCTGG TTCCAATCGCATCAGATTTTCCACGTGCTGGTTCTGGTGGCAGCTTTCGTGCACTATCACGGCATCAGCGAGATGGCCATGTACCGGGTAACGGTCGGCGAGTGTGACATCCCCCACCAGCATCCGGCGATCAGTTTTTGA